The genomic window CGGCAACGCGCAGCTTCTGGGCGACGACGGCCTCGCCGAAGGCGCGGTCGAGCGCCTCGTTCAGCGCCTCGTGCCGCGCCTGGTCGCCGTACTGCTGACGGACGATGTTCGCCGGCACCTTGCCCGGGCGGAAGCCCGGCATCTTCACGTTCTTGCCCATGCGCTTCAGGCGCGCATCGACGTCCTTGTCAAGGTCGGCGATGGCCACGGACAGGTCGATGCGGCGTTCCAGGGCGCTCGGGGCCGGTTGCTGGACGTTGGTGTTTTCGGCGTTCGTTTGCATAGAAAATCCTAATTGGAGCAGGTGTGGAGATGCCGGACCTGGCCCGGCCGATGACTAAACGGCGCATTTTATCACGCCGGGCCACGCCCAAGGAGGGCCGCCGGCGGGCGCGGCGGACGGAGGGGTCAGAACAGGCCCTTGTCCTCGTCGTCGAGAACGGTCATGCCGCCGAACAGCTCGGCGCGGCGGTTGCGCCGGCGCAGCAGCTTCTCCTGCACGATCGGCGGCAGGTCGGTGAGGACGATCAGATTCTTGGCGATCAGCAGGTCGATCACGTCCTCGATCACGCGGATCATCGCCACGTCGGCCTGCAGCGGGAAGGATCCGGCATCGGGCGCGGCCTCCTCGGCGACGAAGGCCGCCACCTCGGGATCGTCCGGCGGCAGGAATTCCGCCGACGGATCGTCGGCCGTCTTCAGCAAACCGATCACCACACCGTGCGCATCGCGAAGAACAAAGGGCATGCTCGAACCTCCAAACCTCTTGACATATGCGCTACATAAGCGAAAGCTAAAGCATCTTCCGGACGATCGCGGAAGGCGCGTGCAGCAACAGCAGCGGGAACGGTCGATGGCGGGCCGGTTCCCTCCCGAAACCTGCCGCCTAGCATATACAAGAAACGATTCACCGCCATAGCCATTTAGGCAAGGGGGAAAACGATGTTTCTCGTAAACAGCGACCAGGGCATTTTCGTCGCCACTTGGAAAACGCTCCTGCAGCCGGCGCCGGTCCAGGTCAAGGGAAGCCTCGCCGAGGTGCTGGCGGCCTGCGAGACCCAACGGCTGACGCTGGTCGTCATCGACGGCTCCAGGCTTCAGAAGCGCGCGCTGCGCCACGACGGCGAGCTCGCCCGCCTTGCCAAACGCACCCGCCTCCTGCTCGCCGACACCGACCTCGATACCGAGGCCGAGCTCACCGCCCTCGCCCTCGGCATCGTCGGCTGCTGCGGCAAGCAACTCTCGGCCGACGAGCTCAGGAAAATCGTGGACGTCGTCCTCAAGGGCGGCATCTGG from Azospira restricta includes these protein-coding regions:
- a CDS encoding helix-turn-helix transcriptional regulator; amino-acid sequence: MFLVNSDQGIFVATWKTLLQPAPVQVKGSLAEVLAACETQRLTLVVIDGSRLQKRALRHDGELARLAKRTRLLLADTDLDTEAELTALALGIVGCCGKQLSADELRKIVDVVLKGGIWVSRAALPAMLNHLRHATAPATAQQPTPPKLDSLTPREREIAACVAEGASNKAIAKRLNVSDVTVKAHLTTIFHKLGVSGRVQLALMLSDLKRPLPETPHRMA